The following are encoded in a window of Penaeus monodon isolate SGIC_2016 chromosome 9, NSTDA_Pmon_1, whole genome shotgun sequence genomic DNA:
- the LOC119576915 gene encoding cuticle protein AMP1A-like, translating into MKFLILACVAAVAVAAPQYSYGVPSAESSEEVAAPQTSYGAPRAASSEEVEFVPILRDDRVHEEDGTYNFDFEAANGIRFSQAGSPDGDEDAVIKAGEYSYTAPDGTEVHVKFVADENGFQPQSDVLPVAPAFPHPIPQFVLDQIAFAAEEDAARARAGDDSDEVAAPSTLYGRPN; encoded by the exons CTGTGTTGCCGCTGTGGCCGTCGCCGCTCCCCAGTACAGCTATGGGGTTCCTTCTGCTGAGTCTAGCGAGGAAGTCGCTGCTCCCCAGACCAGCTATGGCGCTCCTCGTGCTGCGTCCAGTGAGGAGGTCGAGTTCGTGCCAATCCTCAGGGACGACCGCGTACACGAGGAGGATGGAACTTACAACTTCGACTTCGAAGCTGCCAACGGCATCCGTTTCTCTCAGGCTGGATCCCCTGATGGTGATGAGGACGCTGTGATCAAGGCTGGAGAATACTC ATACACCGCACCCGACGGTACTGAAGTCCATGTCAAGTTCGTGgctgacgagaacggcttccagccccagTCCGACGTCCTCCCCGTGGCTCCCGCGTTCCCCCAcccgatccctcagttcgtcctcgaccagatcgccttcgccgccgaggaggacgccgcccgcgcccgcgccGGTGATGATTCCGACGAAGTTGCCGCCCCATCCACTCTCTACGGCCGCCCCAACTAA